Proteins encoded by one window of Ignavibacteriota bacterium:
- a CDS encoding DUF935 family protein, whose protein sequence is MKYLTDELVKSSNLQSFVNRIGILPNPDKILRKSGHTYQVLRDLRNDSHVWSCLQSRKSGTLNLDYFIDSNNSEQKVMDFIEKTLAGINLNRIISEILDAPYFGFQVHEIIWQNDKSNPAKLTLKDIALRPQEIFAFDTNGKLIFKPVFGKESKLVPEYKFLLTTFEADLLNPYGNSLLSKCYWNVTFKNSCIRFWVNYMEKYGMPLLIGQYNRGATQAESEKLAEALAEMTEDTVIVTPMDINIDIKEAARNSSVELYREMINHCNAEISKTILSETLTTELHSGSFAAAQTHFRVRREVIAADTKIVENTINELIDYIVKINFGETISPCFKFVINDSDNLNKIDRDIKLVNAGVKFTKDYWMRTYGLSADDFDLNQQVNSID, encoded by the coding sequence ATCGGAATTCTCCCGAATCCTGACAAAATTCTTAGAAAATCAGGTCATACTTATCAGGTTTTGCGAGACCTGAGAAATGATTCTCATGTCTGGAGCTGTCTTCAATCCAGAAAAAGTGGAACTTTAAATCTGGATTACTTTATTGATTCTAATAATTCTGAGCAGAAGGTTATGGATTTTATTGAGAAGACTCTTGCAGGTATAAATTTGAATAGAATTATTTCTGAAATTCTTGATGCGCCGTATTTTGGATTTCAGGTTCATGAAATTATTTGGCAAAATGACAAATCAAATCCTGCGAAGCTAACTCTGAAGGATATTGCTCTGAGACCTCAGGAGATTTTTGCTTTCGATACAAACGGGAAGTTGATTTTCAAGCCCGTTTTTGGAAAAGAGTCCAAATTGGTCCCTGAATATAAATTTCTTCTAACTACTTTTGAAGCCGATTTGTTGAATCCTTATGGAAATAGTTTGCTTTCAAAATGCTACTGGAATGTTACTTTCAAAAATTCCTGCATCAGATTTTGGGTCAACTATATGGAAAAATATGGTATGCCTCTGCTAATTGGACAGTATAACCGCGGTGCAACTCAGGCTGAATCTGAAAAGCTTGCCGAAGCGCTTGCAGAAATGACCGAAGATACAGTCATTGTTACGCCTATGGATATCAATATTGACATCAAAGAAGCGGCGAGAAATTCTTCTGTTGAGCTTTATCGCGAAATGATAAATCATTGCAATGCTGAAATCAGCAAGACTATTCTATCAGAAACTCTGACAACAGAGCTTCATTCGGGCTCTTTTGCTGCGGCTCAGACGCATTTCAGAGTAAGGAGGGAAGTTATAGCAGCTGATACAAAAATTGTTGAGAATACAATAAATGAATTGATTGATTACATAGTTAAGATAAATTTTGGTGAGACAATTTCGCCATGCTTCAAATTCGTTATAAATGATTCAGACAATCTGAACAAAATTGACCGCGATATAAAACTTGTAAATGCCGGAGTAAAATTCACAAAAGACTACTGGATGAGAACCTATGGACTTAGCGCTGACGATTTCGATTTAAATCAGCAGGTTAATTCGATTGACTAA